Genomic segment of Microbacterium hydrocarbonoxydans:
GAGGAACGCGGCACGGAGCTCGCTGATCATGAATGCGGGCACGAGGGTCTGCAGCGGGATGCTCGCGGGATCCGTGGGGTTATCGAGCTGCGCCGCCCGGTACATGAGAGCGATGTCCTCTTCACGCGTGTACGACAGCATCCACTGACGAAGCGGCTCCTGAGCGAGTTCGAACGCACGCCCGAAGTCGATCTGGCCCGCGGTGAAGGGGCTCACGGCGATCGTGTTGATGTCGGTCAGCACGGGCCACATGATGAACAGCGTGAGGAACAGGCTGAGGCCGGCGAGCACCTGGTTCGGCGGGATCGACGGCAGCGACAGAGCGTTCCGGGTGAGGGCGAGCACGACGAAGATCTTGGTGAAGCTCGACATCATGAGCAGCAGCGCGGGGGCGACGCTGAGGACCGTGATCCCGAGCAGCGTCATGATGCTGTCGGAGGGAGTCCCGTTGATGCCGTTGATCGTCACCCCGCTGCCGCCGCCGTCATCGACGGTCTCGGTGGGGAGGATCGGCCCGGCGGCATGAGCTGCCGAGGCGTTCAGCACCGCGACGAGCAGCACGATCGCGCACCCGATCAGGACGAGCAGCGCCGTGCGTCGAGGCGACCTGGCCCACGCGCGCGCAGGCGACGCTGTGGGGGACGCGGATGGGGGCACGGCGGCACTCCGAAGATGGGTGTCGTGGCCGATCCGTAGCCAGGGTGTCGAGCGATCCGTGCTCGGAGACGACTATCGCGACAGCGGGCGCGTGCGTAACCCGGTCGTCGCCGGATGCGCGGTCAGGCGACCGAGCGCAGTGCCCGATCGACGATGTCGTTCGGCGGTTCCTCAGCGGCACCGGTCGAATCGTCGCCGATCTCGTCGTCATCCAGGGGTTCCTCGTCGAGCGGCGGCGCCTCCTGCGTGTCGACGACGCTGATGCCCTGTTCCGTGACACCCAGCACGTAGCGGATGCCTCCGAACTCCGCCACGACGAGCTGCGCCTTGCCCCCGATTCCCGAGCGGGCCACGACGGTGATCTTCTCGGGGCGGGGGCGGCTGCCGCCGGTGGTGGCGCTCTTCACAGGACGGAACTCGGTGAGCCGCGCGAGCTTCTTCGGCATCAGCCCCGCGAGCGGGCTCGTGCCCGCGTTCTGGCTCTTCTGCAGTCGCCGGCTGAGGAAGAGGAGCAGACCGAGCACCGCCGCGAGAGCGACGACCGCACGGACTGCGACGAGCAGGTCGTCCACCGTCAGACCGTCTCGGCGCCGTCGAGGATGCGCTCGACGCGGATCGCGAAGTCTCCCTCTGCCACGACGACTGTGCCGTGTCCGATCAGACGACCGTTGAGTTTGATGTCGGCCGGGGAGCCCGCGGCACGGTCCAGCTCGACGACGCGCCCGGGCTCGAGCGCGAGCACGTCGCGCACCGGCATCCGCGTGCGTCCGATCTCGACCACCAGTTCCATCTCCACTCCGGCGATCCTGCTGAGCCGCTGCGGTCCCTGCGCCTGCGTCGTGGTGCCGCCGTCGACCCGCACGGACAGACGAGCTGCCACCGCGCCGTCGGCATCGACCAGGTCGAAGACCTGCGTGCCCGGCTGCGCGAACGTCTCTGCCGCATCGACCGGTTCGGCGGCGCTGAGAGCGCCGGCACCGAACACGGCGGCTGCCGACTCGAAGATCGGATGCAGTCGATCGGCGAGGCGCGCCGTGGGCGAGCCGTCGTCGAGCTGCGACGGATCGACGACCTGGATCGCGATCCGCGCACCCGGTGTGCCCGTCACGGTCACCGCGACGGCCTCGCCGGTCGCACCGGGATCGGTCGACGGCGTGGGGATCACGGGGTAGCCGAACGGCAGCCTGCCGGCAATCGCCGCAGCGACGGCGGTCTCGTGGAAGGTGCTCATCAGTGGGTCTCCTCGGTGATGGTCGTGATCTTGCAGGTCAGGCGCGAGCCGCGGCTGCCCGGGGTCGCCCGTGCGATCGGGATCTCCCCTGCGACGAGCTCGAACGGAGCGGTCTCGGCGTGGGGAAGCCGGAGCAGATCGCCCGGCGCGAGATCGAGCACTTCGCCCGTGCCGATCGTGAGCGGCGCGAGCCGGAGCGTGAGTTCGAGCGGGGTGCTGCGCACCTGATCCAGAGTCTGCCTGGGCGTGTGCTCGGCAGACGAGTCGGTGCCGGATGCGGCGAGGCGGTCGACCACCGTGGTCGCGGGCAGCATCACGGTGGCGGTGCTCTCGGCATCGCCCAGACGCATCGTGTAGCGGGCGACGATGACGGCCGCGGCCGCGGAGATCACCTGCATGTACTGCGGGTTGTAGTGCACAGCCGTGTACTTCGGCTCACTCGGCAGAAGAGTCCCCAAGCTCGCATACAGGTGCTCGAAGGTCCCTTCCATGATGTTGCGCACGAGCGCGAGCTCGATCGGGGTGAACGTGCGCGACTCGGGTGCCGATGTGGTCCGCCCTCCCATCATCTGCACGACCCAGAGCAGGGCGCTGTCGAGTCCGAACTGCACGACGCAGGGCTCGTCGCGGCCGTCGAAGGCTCCCGTGACCATGGCGGTCGTGCTCGGCAGCGTCTCGGCATACTCCTCGTACGAGACCAGATCGACGCTCTCCAGCGCCAGGTGCGCGCGCACCCTGACCTTCGCCGTCAATTGGGACGACCAGAGACGCGCGAACGACTCGAACGCGGCTTCCAGATGACGGGTGCTCTCCCGTCCGAGCTGCGCAGGGCGGCTGAAGTCGTAGTCGGCATACCGCGTGGCGGGCTCATCCATCCGGACGGATGCGGTCATCGGAGTCTCCTCGACTGTGCTGGTCATGTGATGTCAGCTCCCCTCGGCAGCGGCCGCGATCGCCGGGATCAGCGCTCGCACCTGCTCTTCCTCGCTCGATTCGACGACGATGTCGACACGACGGTTGCCTGCGAGCGCCTCGGGGCTGTCGCCGGGAACGAGTGGTCGCGTGTCGGAGAAGGCGGTCGCCTTCACGCGAGGTCCGCCGACTCCCTCGTGCTCGACGAGGAAGCGCGCGACCTGGGTGGCTCGTCCTCCCGACAGCTCCCAGTTCGTGGGATAGGGATCGGCCGAGACGCGATGATCGGCGTGCCCCTCGACGCTCACCTGATTGCCGACCGTGATCAGCACGTCGCCGATCGCGTCGAGCACCGCATCCGCTTTGCCAGAGAGCGACGTGCTGTTGTCGCCGAAGAAGGTCTCGGCGCCGATGAGGCCGACGTTGAGTCCGCGGTCGTCGATCACGAACTCGACGGCATCCTGCAGACCCTGCACCTGCAGCGCCGCGTGCATCCGCTCCTTCAGATCTTCGAGCGACTCGTACTCGACCTCGGCGCGGGCCGTGAGGTCGACGACGCCGTCTTCGTCCTGAAGCTCGGGTGGGATCACCATCCCCTCGGCCGTGTCGGCTCCGCCCTCGGTGCTCTCCTGGCCGAATCCGGTCGCCAGGCTGTTCGCGAGGAGCTCGAACTTGGTCTTGTCCACGTTGGAGACCGCGAACAGCACGATGAACAGACACATCAGCACGGTCACCATGTCGGCGTACGACACCGCCCAGCGCTCATCGGGCTCGTCGTGCGCTTCGTCGTCGTGGCCCCGCGAGCGCGAGCGTCGACCCGTGCTCACGAGGACTCCTCCGCGGACAGCCCCTTCTTCTTCCCAGCCCTGGGCTTGACGGTCGACAGTGCCTCGAGCCGCTCCTGCAGAAGGTGCGGCGCGCTGCCGGCCTGGATCGCGAGCATGCCCTCGGACACCAGCGTCATGCGCTCGAGCTCGACGGCGCCGATTCGATTGAGGCGTCCCGCGATCGGGTTCCAGATGAAGTTCGCGGAGAGGAGTCCCCACAGCGTGGCGACGAATGCGGCCGCGATCATGGGTCCGAGGTGATCGGGCTCGTCGAGCTTCTCGAGCACGTGCGTGAGCGAGACGACCGTGCCGACGATGCCGATCGTCGGCGCATAGCCGCCCAGCGAGGCGAAGAACTTCGCGGCCACGCGGGTGCGCGACGACGTCGCGGTGATCTCGTCGTCCATCGTCATGCGCAGATCCTCGGCATCGGTGCCGTCGGCGAGTGCCTGCAGGGCCTGGCGCGTGAACGCATCGGGCGCGGAGTCGACCTCCTGCTCGAGGGAGAGCAGTCCTTCGCCGCGCGCCTTCTCGGCGTATCCGACGAGGAAGGGGATCACGGCCTCCGGGGTCGCCTTGGGCCCGCGCACCATTCGTCCGAGACTCTTGACCGCGATGATCGTGTCACGCATCGTGTGGCTCGCGATGCCGACGCCGATCGTCGAGCCGAGCACGAGGATCATCGGGGCCGGGATGAGCAGCGCCTGGAAGCTCGCGCCCTCCATCGTGATCATCGCGACGAGTGCGCCGAAGGCGAGGATGACCCCGATGATGAATGCGGGATCCATCGTCACGCCCCCGTCTGAGCGGTCATGGCCTGTGCGGCATGCAGCACGCGGGCGCGATACGACACGATGAGGTCGACGACCGCGTCCAATGCCTCGGCGACGACGTACACATGGCCGTCGATCATGTGCAGGGTCGTGTCGGGCGATTCCTGGATGCGTTCGATCAGGTCGGGGTTGACCGCGAACCGGGTGTGGTCGAGGCGGGTGACGGTGATCATCGGATCGTCTCCGAGCGTGGGAGGAGGGGCAAGTCCGCCCGACTATCGCGACGCGGGACGGCTTCGGTAACCGCAAGACGGAAGGCCCCCCGCGATACGCGGGGGGCCTTCGTCGTCACCGGGACGGATCGATGGATCAGCGCTTGAGCTGCGTGAGCTCCTGAAGCACCTCGTCACTCGTCGTGATGATGCGCGCATTCGCCTGGAAGCCGCGCTGTGCGACGATCAGATTGGTGAACTCCTGCGAGAGATCGACGTTGCTCATCTCCAGCGCACCCGACACGAGGTCGCCGAAGCCCGCCTGTCCGGGCTCGCCCATGCGCGCGGCCCCCGAGTTGACCGACGGGCGGTAGGCGCTTCCGCCGGCCTTCTCGAGTCCTTCCGGGTTCGCGAAGGTCGCCATCGCGATCTTGCCGAGGGTCTGCGTGGCTCCGTTGCTGAACGTGCCGACGATCGATCCGTCTCCGGTGATGCTGTAGGACTTGAGCGTCCCGGCGGCCGCGCCGTCCTGATCGGTGACCGCCACGGTCGACAGGGTCGCGTAGCCGGTGACGGCGCTGAGGTCGACGCTGACGCCGCCGACGGCGAGAGTGAGACCCGGAGCCGCCTGCTCGCCGTTCGTGAAGGTCAGTGCGCCGGTGGCACCGCTGGTCGGCTCCTCGACATTCCACCCGGCGGCGGTCTTCGTGAACGTCAGGCTGAGGGTCGAGGGGGTTCCCTGCGCGTCGAAGATCGTGACGTCGCGCACCAGTTCGTCGCCCACTGCGGCGGTCGAGGGCAGGTTGCCCGTGACGGTCGCCGCGCTCGTCGCCCGCGCCGGCGACACGGCGTCGAGCGGAAGCACGATGTTGCCGACCGCCTGCCCGGCGTTGACCACCCCGTTCTGCGCCGACCAGCCCTGCACCACGGCGCCGTCAGCGGTGACCATCTTGCCCGTCGGGTCGAAGGAGAACCCTCCGGCACGGGTGTAGAGGGTCTCGCCACCCGAGCTCACGGCGAAGAATCCGTCGCCGGAGATCATCAGGTCGCCACCGCGACCGGTCGCCTGGGCCGAGCCCTGTGCGAAGTTCGTGCGCACACCGGCCACCTGCACGCCGAGGCCGACCTGGGCCGGGTTGCGCCCGCCCACCTCGTCGTCGGGGATGCCGGGGTTGCCGATGAGCTGTGACAGCGAGTCCTGGAACAGCACCGACGAGCCCTTGAAACCTGCGGTGTTGACGTTGGCGATGTTGTTGCCCGTGACGTCGAGCATGGTCTGGTGCGAACGGAGGCCGGAGATCCCGGAGTAGAGCGAGCGGAGCATGTGTGTCTCTCTTCCTGTATGGGTATGCGAGGTCAGGCCGCGGCGGGGGTGTCCGGCGCGGTGGGGGTCTGGGGTGATGCGGGTGTCTGCGCAGATGCGGTCCGGGTGGCGACCCCCGTGATGGCGTCGAGCGAGACGGTCTTGTCGCCGATGGTCACCTGCGGAACGGGTCCGTCGAACGAGACCTTGGTGACGATGCCGGTGACGGTCTTGCCGTCGGCGTCCTTGTAGCCGGCCTCCTGCCCGATCAGCGCGGTCGCGGCCTGCCGCATGTTGAGGGCGAACGCCTCGGTGCCGTTCTCGGTCAGCGTCGTCAGCTGCTCCATCATCGCCAGCTGGGTGGTCTGCGAGATCATCTCGTTCGTGTCCATCGGGTTCGACGGATCCTGATGCGTGAGCTGCGTCACGAGCAGCTTGAGGAACACCTCGCCGTCGAGCGTCTGCTTGCGGGCGGCAGGATCGGTCGTGCCGCTGGTGTGGATCGAGGTCGGTGCGCTCACGGCGTCGACGGTCATGGGTGTGTCCTCTCAGGCGAACGTGTCGAGTCCCTCGCCGACGCCGGCGCGGGTGCTGGTGGTGATCCGAATGAGGTGGGCGAGCTCGTCGCCGCGGTCCGAGCCCGGGCGGTGCCCTCGCTGCTCGGGCGCGCCGTCTCGACGGGCGCCCTGGTCACCCGTCGAGGCTTCTGCCCCGGGGTGTCCTCCTCGGGCGGAGCCCGGGTCGGCGGAGACCCCGGTGCTCACCGACAGCGTGGCGTGAGGCGACACGGCGGCCAGGTCGCGGCGCAGATCGGCGACGATCGATTTCAGGGCGTCGCGCCCCGCATCCGTGCCTCCGATCAGCTCCACCTGCACCTCACCGGCCTGGCTGATGTGGGCACGCACCGTGACGGGGCCGAGCGAATCGGGGTTCACCGTCATGGTGAGCTGATGCGCTCCGGCGGGGCGCTGCGCGATGTTGAGCACCACCGGAGCCACCTGTGCAGCGACGGTGCGGGCGGCGTCGGGCGCGACATCGCCCGCAGCGACGACGGGAGCAGCCGGCACGACGACGGTCTGTGCGATCGCGGACAGGCCGGAGGCGGCGCCGGCTCCGGAGCCGGTCGCAGCGGTGGCAGCGGCCGGTGACACTGCGCGGTCGCCGACGGTCAGCACGGGCTCTGCGATGCCGTCGCCTTCCGCCGCCCCGGCGGAAGCCATGATGTCTGCATACGACCCCATCGGATCGGGCAGCGAAGACAGTGTGCGCACAGGGGCTGGTGCAGGCGACTCCCCCACGGGCGGCACTCCTGCCGCCCCGGCTGCGGACGAGCCAGGTGTCGGTGCGTGAAGCGGCTGCCCGGAGTCCGCGTCGGGGGCCTGCGCGGCGGGCGCGTGCTCGGCGGCTGTCAGAGCGGCCGGCGATGAACCCTGCGGTCTCGCAGACCCTGCGAGACCCGCGGATGCGGCGGATGCTGCGGAATCAGCGAAGCTGCTCAGCGCGACGGGACTCTCGGCTGTGACGGCTGCCGGCGACGCAGACGCGGGTGCGGAAGCCGAATGCTCTGCCTCCGGGTCCGGCGATCCGACGGCCGTATCGAGGATCGCGGTCGCGGCCGCAGTGTCGGAGCGCGTCAGGATCGACGTGTCGAGCGCTGCGACGATGGCGGATGCCTCTGCAGTCTCAGCCGACTCCGCGTCGTCGGCGCCGCGCGCACCCGCACCCGCCTCGGGCACGGCGGGTGTCTCGTCGACGACGCCCAGCAGCGCCGCGGCGGCGGCGAGGTCTCTCGCACTCGCATCCGTCTGCGCCTGCGCGGGCGCGGTTGCGAGGTCGTCCTCCGCCGACGACGTCGAGCGTTCTCGGCTCGGGACGTCGGCTCCCGAGGCGAGCTCGCGCACCTGCACGATGATCTCGTCGAAGGGCGTTCCCGGCTCACTCGTCTCGCGACCCGATGTCGTGTTCGTCGCAGACGGATCTGCCGCCAGAGCGCCCAGAAGACTCACCGTCGTCATCCGATCAGCCCCGCATACTGCTGCAGCGACGAGGCGCTGCCGGTCGTGCTGCTGCTGGCCGCGAACAGCGTCTGCAGAGCGCTCACCAGCTCGGCGGCGTCGGCGCTCGTCAGCGTCGACGCCGCTGTGGTCGTCGATGCTGTGCTCGTCGATGCTGTGGTCTCCGACCCGGCCGAGGCGTCACTGTCCGCGGCGACACGCGCCTCAGCACCCGTTGCGCCCGCGGTCGCGCCTGTGACGGCCTCCAGCAGTCCGGCGAAAGTCGATGCGGCTGCGGTCGGCGTCTCCGCATCCGCCCCGGCGGGGGCGGACACGGCCTCGACCGAGCTGCGAGCCGCAGGATCGAGGGCGACGATGCGGCTCTCGATCTCGCCGACACGGGCGATCACGCCCTCTATGCCGCTCATGCGGCACCCACCGCTCCACGACCGGCGCGTGCGACCGCGATCTCATCGAGTCTGTTCTGCTCCGCCGACAGTTCGGCACGAGCCTCCTCGACGCGGTGCGTGCTCTCCAGCCTCTCGAGGCCCTTCAGCTCGCGCCTCGCCTCGATATGCGCACCCTTCGCCTCTTCCTCCGCCGCACGGCGGAGCTCGGTGAGCGCCTGCAGGTCGCTGAGGGCGCTGCGACCGGCGGCGCGCGCGGCGGCCATCGCCAGCAACGTCGACGCATCGTTCACGTGTGCGCTGAGCTCGGCGAGGCTCGACTGAGCATCCTGCGCCGCGGTCTCGGTCTGCACGCGCTCGGCAGTCGCGCGCGAGAGATGCTCGGCGGCGACGCGCTCCTGGGCGCCGCGCACGCGGAGCAGCCCGGCCAGAGGAAAGGTCATGGGGTGAGTCCTCCGAACTCGCTCGTGAGGGCAGCGAGTCGCTGCCAGGATTCGTCGACGGTGCTCAGATCGTCCATCGGCTGGGTCAGGAACCGCGCGATCTCCGACTCATGCTCGATGGCGGAGTCGACGAGCGGGTTGGCACCCTGACGGTAGGCGCCGATGTCGATCAGATCGTTCGCGCTGCGGCGCGCGGCGAGCACGCTCCGCAGCATCACCGCCTGCTGACGCTGCTCGGGAGTCGTGATCTTCGAGACCACGCGCGACACGGAACCCAGAGCGTCCACGGCGGGGAAGTGCCCGCGGATCGCGAGAGATCGATCGAGCACCACGTGCCCGTCCAGGATCCCTCTCGCAGCGTCCGCGATCGGCTCGTTGTGGTCGTCGCCGTCGACGAGCACGGTGTAGAGGCCGGTGATCGACCCGGTCTCGGCGGTGCCTGCTCGTTCGAGGAGTCTCGCGAGCACCGAGAACGTCGACGGCGGATAGCCGCGCGTCGCCGGGGGTTCGCCAGCGCTGAGTCCGATCTCGCGCTGCGCCATCGCCACGCGTGTGAGCGAGTCCATCATGAGCACGACATCGAGACCGTCGTCGCGGAACTGCTCCGCGATGCGCGTGGCGACGAAGGCCGACCGCAGACGCGCCATGGCCGGCTGATCAGAGGTCGCGACCACGACCACCGAGCGCGCGAGACCTTCTTCCCCGAGGTCGTCCTCGAGGAACTCGCGCACCTCACGTCCGCGCTCGCCGACGAGTGCCATCACCGTGACATCGGCGGAGGATCCGCGAGCGATCATCGACATGAGCGAGGACTTGCCGACGCCCGATCCGGCGAACAGGCCCATGCGCTGACCGGAGCCGACCGGAGTCATCGTGTCGAGCACGCGCACGCCGAGACCGAGCTGACGATCGATCCGTCGTCGCGTGATGACGCTCGGGGCATCGTGATCGAGCGGCACGAGCGGTGCGGTGCTCGGCAGCGGGCCCTTGCCGTCGATCGGACGTCCGAGGCCGTCGAGAACACGCCCGAGCAGTCCCGGGCCGGTGGGCACCTGAAGCGGGGCACCGGCGTGGCGGACCCGCGCCCGCGCTGTGATGCCGTCGAGCCTGCCGAGCGGCATGCAGCGCGCCGCGGCGCCGTCGAGAGCGACGATCTCCGCCTCGACGGAACGCCCGGCTGATGTGTCGATGCGCACTCGATCGCCTACCGCGCCGGCCACGCCGCGCACCTCGACGCCGAGGCCCCGAACGGCCTGCACGACGCCGGTGTGCTGGGGACGGGCGGCGGCCATGGCTCGCGTCCACGAAGTCGTGCTCACGAGATCCGCCCGTCCGGCTCGGCCTCGCGTCGAAGCTGCGCCTGCGCACGCCGCAGAGCGTGCACGATCCGGGTGTCGACCTCTCCGTCTTCGACCTCGATCAGCGCGCCGCCGGGATCCACCGCAGAGGATGCGACCACCTCGATGCCCGCCATGAGCCCTGAGAGGTCGTCGTCCGCCTCGACGACCGGCGCGTCCTGCTCGCTCAGCAGCACCCTGGTCCAGCGGTCGACCGGAGCTTCGGCGACGGCTCTGCGCACCGCGTGGGCGGCGGCACGAGCGGGGTCGGCGAGCTCGGTCCCGAGAATCGTCTCGGCGAGCTCGACCGCCAACTGCTCGATGGTCTCGGTGGCGACCGCGCGTACGCTCTCGGTCCTCGCGTCGAGCGCATCCCGGGCGGCATCGAGAGCGCGCAGCGCGGAGCCTCGCTGATGCAGATAGGTCTCGGTGAGCTCGCGCTCGCGTCTCTGGGTGAGATCCGCCTGATGCGCGGCCTCATCTCGTGCCCGTCGCACTCCCTCGGCGTAGCCGTCGGCATAGCCCCGCGCTCGGGCCTGCTCCGTCTCGGCCCGGAGGTCGAGCGGCGGCTCGCCCACGCGCGGCATCACCAGAGGAGTGAAGGCGGAATCGAGCACGGTGGGCACCCCGGGGGTAGAGGGTCTGGCCTGTCCGTGGCCCGAAGGGCGAGCGATCCGTGCTCCCCCGGCACTATCGCGACATCGCGACGGTGGCGTAACCACCGCGGCGTCTCGCACCGGCGAAGGGATCACTCGATGAGCTCGTCCTCGTCCTCGCGGGAGATCGTGATCTCCTCGGACGCCTCGAGCTCGCGGATGATGCGAACGATCTCGGCCCGGGCCTCGTCGACCTGCCGCATGCGCACCGGACCGAGGACCCGTGTCTCCTCGGCCAGATTCTCCTGATTGCGCTCGGTCATGTTGGTGCGCACCTTCTCGACGACCTGCTCGTCGGCACCCTTGAGCGCGAGAGCGAGCATGCGCAGATCGATGCCGCGGAGTACACGCTGAGCGTCGCGGTCCTCGAGGCGCGCGAAGTCGGCGAACGTGACCATGCGACTCCGGATGTCCTCAGCGAGCGCCAGATCGCGCCCTTCGAGCGACGCGAGCAGCGACTTCTCGAGAGCCGTGTCCGACCGGTTGATGATCTCGACGAGCGGCTGCACTCCCCCGATCGATTCGTGATTGTCACGCATCGCGAACACTCCCGTTCGCGAGCGCAGCGAGTCGGCGACGATCGAGATCGCCTCCTGGGTGGCGGTGCCCATGGTCGCGATCGCCTGCGCGACGTCGGTGCGCAGCGGATCCTGGAGTGCGGCGAGAACCGCCGCCGCACGATCTGCGCGCAGGTTCGCCAGCACGACCGCCACGGTGGTCGGCAGCTCCCCCTCGAGGATCGTCGCGAGCTGCGCGGGATCCGCCGCGTTCAGAAAGTCGAACGACACCGAGCCCTGCGACATCACGCGGCCCACCATGCCCACGGCCTTCTCGCGCCCGAAGGCGGTCTCCAGCAGTCCGGTGGCCAGCTCCTGTCCGCCTCTCGACGGCACGGAGCCCCCGGTGGCGATGCGACGGAACTCCCCGAGCGCGCGGGCCGTGGATGCGACATCCACGCCGCCGAGCTGAGTGAGCTCGGCAGCCAGCATCTCGGAGCGCTCCTCGCCCAGATGCCGCAGAACCTCGGCACCCGCGGCGCGGTCCATGTTCATGAGCACGATCGCCGCCTTGCGCAGCCCGCTCATGGAGTGTTCGGCTGCCGCCGATGCGGTCACCACGGCGGTCGACACCTCGACGGTATCGGCCTGCGCGTCGAGCAGTTCGGTCAGAGCGCTCATACCCTCGCCTCGTCCATCAGGCTGGCCAGGGCGACCGCGATCGCCTCGGGCTCGCGCTTCGCCAGATCGTCGATCTCACGGCGACGACGTTCGACGAGCATCTGGTCGGGCTCGCGCTCGTCGTCGAGGTCGGGATCGACGTCGGCCGAGGGCAGGAGCGTGGTCGGTGCGGGCAGCGGGATCGCATCGGCGTCCTTCAGCCCGCGGAGTGACTTCAGCTTCTGCTCCTCGCTCTCGGTCACGGTCGCGAAGTACTCGATCGGGCCGTCCTCGGTGTACATGACGCGGCGCTTGAGCTTGCGCCGCACGGCCAGGAAGACCACCAGGATGATCACGGCGAGAAGAATGGATCCGCCGATGATCGCTGCGCGCAGCAGCTCCTGCTGCATCTGAGCGGCCTGCTCGGCTTCCGCCGCCTGCAGAGCGGTCTGAGCGGCGGTCGCGCCGGTCTCGCTGAACTCGACGAACTCCACGGCGATCGCGTCGCCGCGCTCGAGATCGATCCCCGCGGCCGAGGCCACCAGCGTCTCGACCTGTGCGGCGGTCACCCCCGTGACAGCACCGCGGTTGAGGGCGATGCTCACGGTCTGGCGGGTGACCTCTCCGGCGGGCGTGACGGTCTTCTCGGTCGACTTGTTGACCGCGTTGTCGCGCGAGGTCTCCTCGAACTCGTACGCGCCGTCGCCGGCAGCTCCGTTCGGCACGGCGATGTTGTCGGGACCCAGCACTCCGGTGCCGCCGGCCTGGCCGCCCGTGTACGTCTCGGTCTTGGTCTGCTCCGACGCACTGAGTGCGCCTTCCGGTGCGGAGTACGTCTCGTCCATGCGCTCGGACGTCGAGTTCGCGACGTCTGCAGAGACCGTCACCGTGGCGTTGCCGGGACCCACGATCGTCTCGAGCATCGCGCTCACCGACGCTGCGACCTTGGCCTCGTGCTCGGTGGCCTGCTTGGAGGAGGTGCCCGTGAGACCCGCGCCGACCGCCGAGAGCACCGCGCCGTTCTGGTCCGTGACCGCGACGTCCTCCGGAGTCATCCCGGGCACCGC
This window contains:
- a CDS encoding flagellar hook-length control protein FliK, giving the protein MTTVSLLGALAADPSATNTTSGRETSEPGTPFDEIIVQVRELASGADVPSRERSTSSAEDDLATAPAQAQTDASARDLAAAAALLGVVDETPAVPEAGAGARGADDAESAETAEASAIVAALDTSILTRSDTAAATAILDTAVGSPDPEAEHSASAPASASPAAVTAESPVALSSFADSAASAASAGLAGSARPQGSSPAALTAAEHAPAAQAPDADSGQPLHAPTPGSSAAGAAGVPPVGESPAPAPVRTLSSLPDPMGSYADIMASAGAAEGDGIAEPVLTVGDRAVSPAAATAATGSGAGAASGLSAIAQTVVVPAAPVVAAGDVAPDAARTVAAQVAPVVLNIAQRPAGAHQLTMTVNPDSLGPVTVRAHISQAGEVQVELIGGTDAGRDALKSIVADLRRDLAAVSPHATLSVSTGVSADPGSARGGHPGAEASTGDQGARRDGAPEQRGHRPGSDRGDELAHLIRITTSTRAGVGEGLDTFA
- a CDS encoding flagellar FliJ family protein; this translates as MTFPLAGLLRVRGAQERVAAEHLSRATAERVQTETAAQDAQSSLAELSAHVNDASTLLAMAAARAAGRSALSDLQALTELRRAAEEEAKGAHIEARRELKGLERLESTHRVEEARAELSAEQNRLDEIAVARAGRGAVGAA
- a CDS encoding FliI/YscN family ATPase — translated: MAAARPQHTGVVQAVRGLGVEVRGVAGAVGDRVRIDTSAGRSVEAEIVALDGAAARCMPLGRLDGITARARVRHAGAPLQVPTGPGLLGRVLDGLGRPIDGKGPLPSTAPLVPLDHDAPSVITRRRIDRQLGLGVRVLDTMTPVGSGQRMGLFAGSGVGKSSLMSMIARGSSADVTVMALVGERGREVREFLEDDLGEEGLARSVVVVATSDQPAMARLRSAFVATRIAEQFRDDGLDVVLMMDSLTRVAMAQREIGLSAGEPPATRGYPPSTFSVLARLLERAGTAETGSITGLYTVLVDGDDHNEPIADAARGILDGHVVLDRSLAIRGHFPAVDALGSVSRVVSKITTPEQRQQAVMLRSVLAARRSANDLIDIGAYRQGANPLVDSAIEHESEIARFLTQPMDDLSTVDESWQRLAALTSEFGGLTP
- a CDS encoding FliH/SctL family protein produces the protein MLDSAFTPLVMPRVGEPPLDLRAETEQARARGYADGYAEGVRRARDEAAHQADLTQRRERELTETYLHQRGSALRALDAARDALDARTESVRAVATETIEQLAVELAETILGTELADPARAAAHAVRRAVAEAPVDRWTRVLLSEQDAPVVEADDDLSGLMAGIEVVASSAVDPGGALIEVEDGEVDTRIVHALRRAQAQLRREAEPDGRIS
- the fliG gene encoding flagellar motor switch protein FliG; amino-acid sequence: MSALTELLDAQADTVEVSTAVVTASAAAEHSMSGLRKAAIVLMNMDRAAGAEVLRHLGEERSEMLAAELTQLGGVDVASTARALGEFRRIATGGSVPSRGGQELATGLLETAFGREKAVGMVGRVMSQGSVSFDFLNAADPAQLATILEGELPTTVAVVLANLRADRAAAVLAALQDPLRTDVAQAIATMGTATQEAISIVADSLRSRTGVFAMRDNHESIGGVQPLVEIINRSDTALEKSLLASLEGRDLALAEDIRSRMVTFADFARLEDRDAQRVLRGIDLRMLALALKGADEQVVEKVRTNMTERNQENLAEETRVLGPVRMRQVDEARAEIVRIIRELEASEEITISREDEDELIE
- the fliF gene encoding flagellar basal-body MS-ring/collar protein FliF; its protein translation is MPKMLTGYFDRAKQVVSGFTLAQRTIALIGVALLVMGAIALGSWLARPQMSPLFTGLSAGDASAVVDQLKTAGVSYELAEGGATILVPDDQVYAQRLAAASAGLPGDSSEGYTLLDKMGVTASEFQQSVTYKRAIEGELASTIGSMDGISAASVQLAIPEESVFVSERQSPTASVFVKTRNGSTLSDEKIEAIVHLTSAAVPGMTPEDVAVTDQNGAVLSAVGAGLTGTSSKQATEHEAKVAASVSAMLETIVGPGNATVTVSADVANSTSERMDETYSAPEGALSASEQTKTETYTGGQAGGTGVLGPDNIAVPNGAAGDGAYEFEETSRDNAVNKSTEKTVTPAGEVTRQTVSIALNRGAVTGVTAAQVETLVASAAGIDLERGDAIAVEFVEFSETGATAAQTALQAAEAEQAAQMQQELLRAAIIGGSILLAVIILVVFLAVRRKLKRRVMYTEDGPIEYFATVTESEEQKLKSLRGLKDADAIPLPAPTTLLPSADVDPDLDDEREPDQMLVERRRREIDDLAKREPEAIAVALASLMDEARV